A window from Falco naumanni isolate bFalNau1 chromosome 3, bFalNau1.pat, whole genome shotgun sequence encodes these proteins:
- the CHRAC1 gene encoding chromatin accessibility complex protein 1, whose amino-acid sequence MAARLSGGENRLVSLPLSRIRVIMKSSPEVSSINQDALFLTAKATELFVQYLAAYSYKHGRGKEKNALTYSDLSHTAEECETFQFLADILPKKILASKYLKMLEKEKRDGEVGEGDEEDEDEEDEGEAVDEDVGS is encoded by the exons ATGGCGGCGAGGTTGAGCGGAGGCGAGAACCGGCTGGTGTCGCTGCCCCTGTCGCGTATCCGCGTGATCATGAAGAGCTCGCCGGAGGTCTCCAGCATCAACCAGGACGCGCTGTTCCTCACCGCCAAAGCCACG GAGCTTTTTGTTCAGTATTTGGCTGCGTACTCCTACAAACATGGCAGAGGCAAGGAGAAGAATGCTCTAACTTACAGTGACCTGTCTCATACTGCAGAAGAGTGTGAGACCTTTCAGTTCCTTGCAG ATATCTTGCCAAAGAAGATACTAGCTAGCAAATACctaaaaatgcttgaaaaggAGAAGCGAGATGGAGAAGTGGGGGAAGGTGATGAAGAGGATGAGGACGAAGAGGATGAAGGTGAAGCTGTTGATGAAGATGTTGGATCTTAA